One region of Cryptosporidium parvum Iowa II chromosome 4, whole genome shotgun sequence genomic DNA includes:
- a CDS encoding Yip1p like integral membrane protein, giving the protein MEQQVNGFGNTYNNSVGFGGINNNYDSNSGDRNANSLQFYTMSKLKNDGGGNEINSLVGMGGSGTTTGVGISGSSGNNKMFNNLNYSNYNYNLAKTNKGNLSQIPNSNYTSDNNNNYHNNSNNHYNHPPSLSFSPSSSSMNNNIPRKSPFNISESNNQFGGRSEPSIGGKGMMEMAMQGKPGNNDDFNQVVGSGNFGNVPLGPMSTPFPQNGSSRIQTGNGIFSSTGNSPNSMDHPIQQGGKTSSYSSLTSLIKLLNPGLLWTSGQDNSSSSSSSSYGGASTQQGGNDDDYDDILNEPPLLEELGIDPENIARYLKCVIMFKSIKEYSGNNNICTKSDGSPNNHEIEWDMAGPILLIACLGFFLLLAGKIHFGYIYGIGILSCIGTYILLNIMSSSQSIDLYTTMSILGYSLLPIVILAGISVVFSLRSKVGIIMAIFFNMWSTITASRFFEYTVSLKHQRYLIAYPIALLYASFTIVTIF; this is encoded by the coding sequence ATGGAACAACAGGTAAACGGTTTTGGAAATACATACAATAATAGTGTGGGATTTGgaggaattaataataattacgATAGTAATAGTGGTGATAGAAATGCAAATTCTCTTCAATTTTATACAATGAGTAAACTTAAGAATGATGGAGGAGGAAATGAAATCAACTCGTTGGTAGGAATGGGAGGAAGTGGGACTACTACTGGAGTAGGAATCTCAGGATCATCTGGAAACAATAAGatgtttaataatttaaactactcaaattataattataatttagcAAAGACAAATAAAGGAAATCTTTCTCAAATACCGAATTCTAACTATACAAGTGacaacaataataattatcataataatagtaataacCATTACAATCACCCTCCCTCACTTAGCTTTAGTCCCTCATCATCCtcaatgaataataatattcctAGGAAGTCTCCATTCAACATAAGtgaatcaaataatcaatttgGAGGAAGAAGCGAACCAAGCATAGGAGGAAAGGGAATGATGGAAATGGCAATGCAAGGAAAACCTGGTAATAATGATGACTTTAACCAAGTAGTAGGTTCAGGAAACTTTGGAAATGTTCCATTAGGTCCAATGTCAACTCCATTTCCTCAAAATGGGAGTTCCAGAATTCAAACAGGAAATGgtatattttcatcaacTGGGAATTCTCCAAATTCAATGGATCATCCTATACAGCAAGGAGGTAAAACATCATCATATTCAAGTTTGACAAGTCTCATAAAATTACTTAATCCAGGCCTTTTATGGACATCAGGGCAAGataattcatcatcatcttcttcatctaGTTATGGTGGTGCTTCAACTCAACAAGGAGgaaatgatgatgattatGACGATATTCTGAATGAACCTCCCCTTTTAGAAGAACTTGGAATTGACCCTGAAAATATTGCAAGATACTTAAAATGTGTAATTATGTTCAAAAGCATCAAAGAATACtctggaaataataatatatgtACGAAAAGTGATGGATCACCTAATAATCATGAAATTGAATGGGATATGGCTGGACccatattattaattgcaTGTCTTGGATTCTTCCTTCTATTAGCAGGGAAGATACATTTTGGATATATTTATGGTATAGGAATTCTTAGTTGTATTGGAACTTATATTTTACTCAATATAATGAGCAGCAGCCAAAGTATTGATTTATATACTACAATGTCTATTCTTGGATATTCACTCCTCCCAATTGTAATTCTTGCTGGTATTTCTGTTGTATTTTCACTTAGATCTAAAGTTGGAATTATTATGGccatattctttaatatgtGGAGTACTATTACTGCTTCAAGATTCTTTGAATATACTGTATCTCTCAAACACCAAAGATATCTTATTGCTTATCCTATTGCTCTATTATACGCTAGTTTTACAATTGTTAccatattttaa
- a CDS encoding small conserved protein, whose product KEEIKMSRGNQRDIDRQRAQKRQDRTAPKTGKSIIEQKEKILSIVCNICKQTFMCTANRQTLEVHVDTKHPKLEFSQCFPNN is encoded by the coding sequence aaggAGGAAATAAAGATGTCAAGAGGAAATCAAAGAGATATTGATAGACAAAGAGCACAAAAGAGACAAGATAGAACAGCTCCAAAGACTggaaaatcaataatagaaCAAAAGGAGAAGATTTTGAGTATAGtttgtaatatttgtaaACAAACATTTATGTGTACTGCAAATAGACAAACCCTGGAGGTGCATGTTGATACAAAACATCCAAAGTTGGAATTTTCTCAATgttttccaaataattaa
- a CDS encoding DNA topoisomerase II, which yields MILEENQLENNELISNSKITSKPKMVNKSKKTVEERYQKKTQIEHILLRPDTYIGSTEFHEQALWVWDDSNMKMVYKTINYVPGLYKIFDEILVNAADVKAREISTKNNHIFEKCTCIKVEINREKKEITVFNDGEGIPIEIHREHQVYVPELIFGHLLTSDNYDDNEDRVTGGRNGFGAKLTNIFSKEFKVECGDNNTGRIFKMTWYDNMSKKSEENIKENYSGKSYVKITFKPDLSRFGNMKDFDDDIISLLNKRVYDISGTSGVKVYLNGSLIPIKDFKSYTLLYLKSRMNNTNNIENNNNNNNNNEKKTSTTRTLRNTNKKNMSKNNSYDDEFENYNVENEDEYDNNFEEDIMEDDEWDDEPKSSKKKNSNSNSKKKKLGQNGNGSSSSLILSGGGGSDTNSPLIIYESVPKWEIVISESDGGQFQHVSFVNSICTIKGGTHISYVLDPLINAILKKVQTKNKGGMDVKSNHVKNHIWIFIKCLIVNPSFDSQTKETLTTKVSKFGSVCTLSEKTINSVVKSSIVENVLMWAQLKQSMELKKKMKSNQKNTVTSRLLGIPKLEDANEAGGPHSKKCTLILTEGDSAKTSCLAGLSIVGRDYFGVFPLRGKLLNVREASFKQQIGNVEIQNILKILGLGIGQKYDNGPVNLRYGSLMLMTDQDHDGSHIKGLIINLIHYYWPSLIHFRGFLKQFVTPIVKAKKGSNEISFFTLYEYEQWRKNNSSNLNGWRFKYYKGLGTSTDLEFKEYFTKIENHSIEFDWMDDQDDEAIDMAFSKKRTEDRKNWIESYKEGTYVDYSINNQCRNLRYFDFIHKELVLFSRYDTTRSIPNLLDGLKPGQRKVLFATFKKKLNNELKVAQLAGYVAEHSAYHHGESSLQSTIVNMAQNFVGSNNLNLLEPCGQFGSRKEGGKDASAARYIFTKLSKWTRYIFPEADDPLLTYLYDDGQQIEPLYYVPIIPMILVNGTDGIGTGWSSSVPNYNPKDIIMNLKRMLKGEMMVPMTPWYKSFKGKIFPIKQKSKKNSASNGGGNNNRKKTAINSFNNGSNSSILIGSQVDAEDDDLQQIQRTNNMGNGIIEETLELGANYETFGNWYKKNEETLVITELPVRRWTQDYKEWLESTLLPAPNADNDNIENSWIIDYRDNSSHESVHITVRMRPEKLQQAEMEGIEKIFRLKSTLSTSNMTLFDHNSRIVRYETELDILKEFIPIRLEMYEKRKNYLLSKLNYEKCLLEQKILFLKLVIQGVIGLSNKSKETLVSDLKKNNIKSIKQVQELTQWVGVGGSNLAQNSISGSGIGGNPSFVDSGDNSMDYINFEMNSFDYLESSQQDGILESTSYSRETNKGNELKLFDYLLSMPLWSLTKEKMELLEADLIKKTEEYEKLLKTSIEEIWNTELDELLKVIEEEETQDELIEAEHNSLIQKRRLSVDWNDSKKKKTGASRKRKNETTKKQESLKVKNPQKSNLKKTSAKPTKKSRIDDSDEEDDYIDGDNYSDEDDYYDDIGDDFYGSDNSNDSNDRIILNNEESENEEFDNLTSDLDDISDDGGVGNKGKRTQKTLANKSKTDNQGKTKLNNLKKAKNTSSVKSSSKDKKQGLLKVPKSTGGNSFGGIGGGVAGTGISNTNSSSTSNNTSTKKENIESSSSKPLESVSXLQRLQQRTNLVNSLNQSLNSLSSNLTKVASTTSSSSSGGVPATKQTKITDLFKSKDSEDIESRTAKSGSQKKQNSQNSENEIISRPKRGKRKTIIESEEEEEDGEEEEEEDDDDEIEDQESVSNISSDSLKESDFSEYSDF from the coding sequence atgattttagaagaaaatcaattagaaaataatgaattaattagtAATAGTAAAATAACAAGTAAACCAAAAATGgtaaataaatcaaaaaaaacagTTGAAGAAAgatatcaaaaaaaaacacaAATTGAACATATATTACTAAGACCTGATACATATATTGGAAGTACAGAATTTCATGAACAAGCATTATGGGTTTGGGATGATtcaaatatgaaaatgGTCTATAAGACCATTAATTATGTACCTGGTTTATATAAGATTTTTGATGAAATCTTAGTTAATGCTGCTGATGTTAAAGCTAGAGAAATTTCaactaaaaataatcatatttttgaaaaatgtACTTGTATTAaagttgaaattaatagagaaaaaaaagaaattactGTATTTAATGATGGAGAAGGAATACCAATTGAAATACATAGAGAACATCAAGTATATGTTccagaattaatttttggaCATTTATTAACTTCTGATAATtatgatgataatgaagataGAGTTACTGGAGGAAGAAATGGTTTTGGAGCAAAACTTACTAATATATTCtctaaagaatttaaagtAGAATGTGGTGATAATAATACTGGAAGAATCTTCAAAATGACTTGGTATGATAATATGTCCAAAAAAagtgaagaaaatattaaagaaaattactCAGGAAAATCTTATGttaaaattacttttaaaCCAGATTTATCAAGATTTGGTAATATGaaagattttgatgatgatattatttcattactAAATAAAAGAGTTTATGATATTTCTGGTACTTCTGGTGTTAAAGTATATTTAAATGGTTCTTTAATTCctattaaagattttaaatCATACACattactttatttaaaatcaaGAATGAAcaatactaataatattgaaaacaataataataataataataataatgaaaagaaaacaagTACAACAAGAACATTAAGAAAtacaaacaaaaaaaatatgtcgaaaaataatagttatgatgatgaatttgaaaattacaatgttgaaaatgaagatgaatatgataataattttgaagaagataTTATGGAAGATGATGAATGGGATGATGAACCTAAATCATCtaagaaaaaaaactcaaattcaaattccaagaagaaaaaattaggACAAAATGGTAATGgatcatcatcttcattaatattatccGGTGGAGGAGGTAGTGATACAAACTCTCCTCTAATAATATATGAAAGTGTTCCAAAATGGGAAATTGTTATTAGTGAATCTGATGGAGGACAATTTCAACATGTATCTTTTGTTAACTCAATTTGCACAATTAAAGGAGGAACCCATATTTCTTATGTATTAGATCCTTTAATCAATGCTATTCTTAAAAAAGTTCAaactaaaaataaaggTGGAATGGATGTTAAAAGTAACCACGTTAAAAATCATATATGgatctttattaaatgtcTTATTGTAAATCCCTCATTTGACTCTCAAACTAAAGAAACTTTAACAACAAAAGtttcaaaatttggatCAGTATGCACATTATCTGAGAAAACTATTAATAGTGTCGTAAAAAGTTCAATTGTTGAAAATGTATTAATGTGGGCTCAACTTAAACAAAGTatggaattaaaaaagaaaatgaaatcaAACCAAAAAAATACAGTAACTAGCAGACTTTTAGGAATCCCAAAACTTGAAGATGCAAACGAAGCTGGTGGACCCCATTCTAAAAAATGTACTCTTATACTTACTGAAGGTGATTCTGCTAAAACTTCTTGTCTTGCAGGATTATCTATTGTTGGTAGAGACTATTTTGGAGTATTTCCACTACGTGGTAAACTTTTAAATGTTAGAGAAGCTTCATTTAAACAACAAATTGGTAATGTtgaaatacaaaatattcttaaaataTTGGGATTAGGTATTGGACAAAAATATGATAATGGACCAGTCAATTTAAGATATGGTTCTTTAATGCTAATGACTGATCAAGATCATGATGGTAGTCATATTAAAGGactcattattaatttaatacattattattggccaagtttaattcattttagAGGATTCTTAAAACAATTTGTAACTCCTATTGTTAAAGCTAAAAAAGGATCTAATGAAATCTCGTTCTTTACTTTATATGAATATGAACAATGGAGAAAgaataattcatcaaaCTTAAATGGATGGAGATTCAAGTATTATAAAGGTTTAGGTACATCTACAGATCTTGAATTTAAAGAGTATTTTACAAAGATTGAAAATCATAgtattgaatttgattgGATGGATGATCAAGATGATGAAGCCATTGATATGGCATTTAGTAAGAAAAGAACTGAAGATAGAAAGAACTGGATTGAATCTTATAAAGAAGGAACTTATGTTGattattctattaataatcaatGCAGAAATTTAagatattttgattttattcaTAAAGAACTTGTATTATTTAGTAGATATGATACTACTAGATCTattccaaatttattagatGGTTTAAAACCTGGACAAAGAAAAGTACTTTTTGCaacatttaaaaaaaagctTAATAATGAACTTAAAGTTGCACAATTAGCTGGTTATGTTGCTGAACATAGTGCTTATCATCATGGAGAATCATCATTGCAAAGTACTATTGTTAATATGGCTCAAAATTTTGTTGGAAGTAATAATCTAAATCTATTAGAACCATGTGGTCAATTTGGTAGTAGAAAAGAAGGTGGAAAAGATGCAAGTGCTGCTCGTTATATATTTACTAAGCTATCTAAATGGACTAGATATATTTTCCCAGAGGCTGATGATCCTTTATTAACTTATTTATATGATGATGGACAACAAATTGAACCTTTATATTACGTTCCAATAATTCCAATGATTTTGGTAAATGGTACTGATGGAATTGGTACAGGTTGGAGTAGTTCAGTTCCTAACTATAATCCAAAAGATATAATTATGAATCTAAAAAGAATGTTAAAAGGTGAGATGATGGTTCCAATGACTCCTTGGTATAAATCTTTCAAAGGAAAAATTTTCCctataaaacaaaaatctaaaaagaATTCAGCAAGTAATGGGGgtggaaataataatagaaaaaagaCAGCAATCAATAGTTTTAATAATGGAAGCAATAGTAGTATTTTGATTGGATCACAAGTTGATGCTGAAGATGATGATCTTCaacaaattcaaagaaCAAATAATATGGGAAATGGTATAATTGAAGAAACATTAGAGCTTGGAGCAAATTATGAAACTTTTGGGAATTGGTACAAAAAGAATGAAGAGACCCTAGTAATTACTGAACTCCCAGTTAGGAGATGGACACAAGATTATAAAGAATGGTTAGAATCAACATTATTACCTGCTCCTAATGcagataatgataatattgagaATTCATGGATAATTGATTATAGGGATAATTCATCTCACGAAAGTGTTCATATTACTGTTAGAATGAGACCAGAAAAATTACAACAAGCAGAAATGGAAGGTATAGAGAAGATTTTTAGATTAAAATCAACTTTATCAACAAGTAATATGACATTATTTGATCATAATAGTAGAATTGTAAGATATGAAACTGAAttagatattttaaaagaattcattCCTATAAGATTGGAAATGTAcgagaaaagaaagaattactTACTTTCAAAGTTAAATTATGAGAAATGTTTACTAGAACAAAAGatcttatttttgaaattagtTATTCAAGGAGTTATTGGATTAAGTAATAAAAGCAAGGAAACCTTGGTTTCTGATCtaaagaagaataatattaaatctatTAAACAAGTACAAGAATTAACTCAATGGGTAGGAGTAGGAGGAAGTAATTTAGCACAAAATAGTATTTCTGGAAGTGGAATTGGAGGAAATCCAAGCTTTGTTGATTCTGGTGATAATTCTATGGATTATATCAACTTTGAAATGAATTCATTTGACTATTTAGAATCATCTCAACAAGATGGAATACTAGAAAGTACTAGTTATTCACGAGAAACTAACAAAGGAAATGAGCTAAAACTCTTTGATTACTTACTTTCTATGCCACTTTGGAGCTTgacaaaagaaaaaatggaaCTTTTGGAGGctgatttaattaaaaagacTGAAGAATAcgaaaaattattaaaaacaagTATTGAAGAGATTTGGAATACTGAGTTAGATGAGCTTCTTAAGGTTATTGAAGAGGAAGAGACACAAGATGAGTTGATTGAGGCTGAACATAATAGCTTGATACAAAAACGAAGACTTTCTGTAGATTGGAAtgattcaaagaaaaaaaagacaGGAGCTTctagaaaaagaaaaaatgaaacaACAAAGAAACAAGAAAGTTTAAAAGTAAAGAATCCacaaaaatcaaatttaaagaagacTAGTGCAAAACCTACAAAAAAAAGCAGAATTGATGATtctgatgaagaagatgattATATTGATGGAGATAATTACagtgatgaagatgattaTTATGATGATATTGGTGATGATTTCTATGGTTCTGATAACTCTAATGATTCTAATGATCGAATTATActaaataatgaagaatcAGAAAATGAGGAATTTGACAATCTCACAAGTGATTTAGATGATATCAGTGATGATGGTGGAGTAGGAAATAAAGGAAAGCGTACTCAAAAGACTTTAgctaataaatcaaaaacaGATAATCAAGGAAAGacaaaattgaataatctTAAAAAAGCAAAGAATACTTCTTCAGTTAAAAGTTCTTCAAAAGATAAGAAGCAGGGATTATTAAAGGTTCCAAAGAGTACTGGAGGTAATTCATTTGGTGGAATAGGTGGTGGTGTTGCTGGTACTGGTATTAGCAATACAAATAGTTCTAGTACTAGTAATAATACTTCCACCAAAAAGGAGAATATTGAAAGTTCCTCTTCAAAACCATTAGAATCCGTATCTNTGTTGCAAAGATTGCAACAAAGGACTAATCTAGTAAATAGCTTAAATCAAAGTTTGAATTCCTTATCTTCAAATCTGACAAAAGTTGCTTCTACAACTAGTTCTTCCTCTTCAGGAGGGGTTCCTGCAACTAAGCAGACTAAGATTACAGACCTATTCAAAAGTAAAGATAGTGAAGATATTGAAAGTAGGACAGCGAAATCTGGAAGTCAGAAGAAACAGAACAGCCAAAATagtgaaaatgaaataatttccaGACCAAAAAGAGGTAAGAGAAAAACCATCATAGAAAGtgaggaagaagaggaagatggggaagaagaggaagaagaagatgatgatgatgaaattgagGATCAAGAATCTGttagtaatatttctagtgattctttaaaagaaaGTGACTTTAGTGAATATTCTgacttttaa